Genomic DNA from Candidatus Paceibacterota bacterium:
AAAGACTGATCCGACAAAACCTAATTCTTCGCCCAAAACAGCAAAAATAGAATCCCCTTGCGGCTCAGGAAGATAACTGAATTTTTGAATGCTTTGACCGAATCCACGCCCTATAATACCGCCAGACCCTAAGGCGATGAGAGATTGCTGGATTTGATAGGAAGATCCTTGCGCATCCTGCGATGGATTTATAAAAGTTTTTACCCGTTCCTGCAGATAAGGCGTAAAATATACAAGGGTTCCGAGTAGCAGTGTCGCCCCTAAAATCGTGCCTATAATATATTTAACAGGAACGCTTGAAATAAAAAGCATCGACACTCCGGTAACAGTAATCAAGATAAAGCTTTTTGTATCCGGCTGTTTTAATAGAACCACAGCAATGACTGCGAGCATCACTAAGAATGGCAAAATTCCAAATTTAAAATCCTTGACTCTGCTTTTCGCCCACGACAGCCAAGCGGCAAAATAAATCACAAAAGCAAATTTTAAAAATTCAACAGGTTGGAATTTTAGCAGGCCTAGGTCGATCCATCTTTCTGCCCCTCCATGACTCCACCCAAGTGCAGGAATAAAAACCGACGCAGTCAATAATATTGATCCCAGAAAAATTATTAAGGAAAATCTGCGCCAAAATTTATAATTAATCTTAGAACAAAAGTACATGCCCAGAAAACCAATACCAAGACCTAAAACTAGTTGGCTAAAAAGCACTGAATAAAAAGTTTTTTCATTTCTTGCTAAAACTCCGAGCGATGCTGAAATAAACATAGCCACTCCCAGCGCTAATAAAATAAATGTAATTATAAGAAAAAATTTATCGGCCTTTTTTTCTTTCATCCCGTACGAAATAGGACGCGTACGCTTACGTTATATCCTTTGTTTTGTTATTAATAATAGATCTTATCAATTTCATAATTTTATTTGTTTTATGCGTCCGCGATTTCGTTCGGGATTCATTCTTTACCGACTAATAATTGCTAAAATTATGCCTATGATGGCAAACATAATTGAGAGAACCCAAAAACGCATCGTCACCTTATAGGATGGCCAGCCGATCGCCTGAAAATGATGATGAATAGGAGCAAGCCTAAACACTCTTTTGCCGTTTCTAATTTTCTTTGAAATCATTTGGATGATAACCGAGCCAGAGGTGACCACGAGCAACATAGCAACTACAGGCAGAATCAAAACTGAGTCAGTTAAAAATGCCAATGTTGCCAAAGTAATAGTGAGCCCCATAATGCCCGTCTCTCCCATATAAAATCTAGCAGGAGGAATGTTGAACCAAAGGAAAGCCAAAATTGATCCGGTAATTACTCCGGAAAAAACAGCGAGATCTATCTGATTATTGGCGAAGGCAATGGCGGAATATGCAGCAAAAATTGAGGCAAAAACTCCTCCTGAAAGCCCGTCGATGCCATCGATTACTCCTCCGGAAAAAGTCGCCAACGCCACTATTATAAAAAAAGGAATAATCAAAACGCCCAAATAAATTTCGCCACCGAACGGAATATGGATCGACGTCATGCCTAGTTTATAAAAAAACCAACATCCTATAAAAAAAGATATCAAAAGTATAAAAAGAACTTTCCATTTGCGCCAAGATTTGTCATCCCGGGCAAATTTTCCAGATCCGTAAATTTGGATAAGATCATCCCAAAGCCCGACCAATGAACCCAAAAGAAGCGTGAAAAAAGGGATGAGCGCTTGGTTGCGGCTCAGAAAATTCATTTTTTCCGTATCGTTGGATGGAAATAGAACTAGAGCTAAATAAAAAAGAAGCGTGGTCAGAAGAGCGGAAGCCCAAATTATTATTCCGCCGACGCGAGGAGTTTTTGATTCTTCTTTTTCGTTGTGTATTTTATGAAAATCTGACGCGGACGTGTCCATGCTTCTGGAATATTTTTTCCACATTTTATATTTATAAAAAAAATGGGTGGCGATAGGAGTAAGCAAAAGACCTAAAAAAAATGCAAAAGCCGTAGGTATAAAAATCTTGACCAAATTTAGAAGCATTTAATCAGTATAACATTAATTTTCTTTTGATTAAAATATATGGTTGTGTTATTGTTTCCGTGTGAACAAAATTAACTCAAAACTCGTCCTTGCTTTAATTTTATTGATTTTTATATCTCTGCCAGTGTTCACCACTTCTCTTTTGGATTTTGAAGAACAAAAAACAAACGAAGAAAATTACCAGAAACTTTTACAAGAAGAATCAACCCGCAAAGAAATAGCGAAGAAAATTCAAGAAGAGGCGGAAGAAAAAAAATATTTAACGGGAAAATTCGACCCTAGCGTTAGAAAAGATTTTGTTTTGATACCTGCGATGTATACTACCAATCAAAGCAAAATGTATTTGAGAAAAGAAACTTTTGACGCCTTTTTAAAAATGCGAGATGCCGCAGATAAGGGTGGAATTGGCCTTAGAATAGCTTCAGCTACTAGAAACTTTGTTTATCAAAAAAATATTTGGAATAATAAATGGACAGGGGTTATGGAAGTAAATGGAGAAAATCTTGCAAAAACTATTCCGGACAGCTTGGAAAGGTTTATGAAAATATTGGAATATAGCGCCGTTCCAAGCACATCCAGGCATCACTGGGGTACAGACATAGACATAAACGATGCTACCCCAGAATATTTTGAAAGCAAATTGGGTAAAAAAACTTATGAATGGCTAGTAAAAAATGCTCCATTGTTTGGTTTTTGCCAACCTTATAATCTAAAGGATGAAAATAGGCCGACGGGCTACAATGAAGAAAAATGGCATTGGTCATATTTGCCTCTCTCAAAAACTTTTACAGAAGAATACAAAGATTTAATAAAAGACGATGATATAAAAGGATTTTTGGGGGATGAAAATG
This window encodes:
- the ftsW gene encoding putative lipid II flippase FtsW, yielding MKEKKADKFFLIITFILLALGVAMFISASLGVLARNEKTFYSVLFSQLVLGLGIGFLGMYFCSKINYKFWRRFSLIIFLGSILLTASVFIPALGWSHGGAERWIDLGLLKFQPVEFLKFAFVIYFAAWLSWAKSRVKDFKFGILPFLVMLAVIAVVLLKQPDTKSFILITVTGVSMLFISSVPVKYIIGTILGATLLLGTLVYFTPYLQERVKTFINPSQDAQGSSYQIQQSLIALGSGGIIGRGFGQSIQKFSYLPEPQGDSIFAVLGEELGFVGSVFTIILYLFFILRGFRIANRSPDAFSGLLVYGIVILITAQSFMHIASVVGVFPLTGVPLVFMSQGGTSLMVYMMAIGIVLNISKFQRKN
- a CDS encoding D-alanyl-D-alanine carboxypeptidase family protein translates to MNKINSKLVLALILLIFISLPVFTTSLLDFEEQKTNEENYQKLLQEESTRKEIAKKIQEEAEEKKYLTGKFDPSVRKDFVLIPAMYTTNQSKMYLRKETFDAFLKMRDAADKGGIGLRIASATRNFVYQKNIWNNKWTGVMEVNGENLAKTIPDSLERFMKILEYSAVPSTSRHHWGTDIDINDATPEYFESKLGKKTYEWLVKNAPLFGFCQPYNLKDENRPTGYNEEKWHWSYLPLSKTFTEEYKDLIKDDDIKGFLGDENVAGQDLINNYVLGINPNCL